The following are from one region of the Streptomyces fradiae genome:
- a CDS encoding ABC transporter substrate-binding protein: MKAHNKWLTAPLAAGLAATLLSGCGTEQGEGSGNAGPTVRVGMSDEIVATDPAGGYDPGSWLLFNNVFQSLLAFPKGGSEPEPDAADKCAFSGGSKVYTCTLREGLKFSNGNPLTSEDVKFSFERALKIADPNGPAPLLSSIDSIEAPDAKTVVFRLKVADATFPSKIASGAGSIVDHREYAADALRTDGKAAGSGPYKLDSFSDTEAVFTANNSYQGNAKRKNGGVTLKLYRGDREALGKALSAGDIDVAYRGLAADDIAALENRTDAKGIQVVQGSSAEVQHLVFNVKDPVAGKLGVRKAIAHLVDREALVENVYKSTATPLYSIVPAGIAGHATSFFDTYGDPDTAKAKEALRKDGVSGKVKLTLWSTPNRFGPSTDQMMEAIAGQLNASGLFEAKVQSVPYEQYEKDIDAGKYGVYVRGWVPDYPDADNFTSPFFGDDNVLGNRYKNALITGELLPAVAASPDRSQTGSTYNKVQDLVAEELPLLPLWQGKQYAVAREGVTGLEWTLDASTVFRFWEIKKG; the protein is encoded by the coding sequence GTGAAGGCACACAACAAGTGGCTGACCGCCCCGCTCGCCGCGGGCCTGGCCGCGACCCTGCTCAGCGGCTGCGGCACCGAACAGGGCGAAGGCTCCGGTAACGCCGGACCGACCGTCCGGGTCGGCATGTCCGACGAGATTGTCGCGACCGACCCGGCCGGCGGCTACGACCCCGGTTCCTGGCTGCTGTTCAACAACGTCTTCCAGTCCCTGCTCGCCTTCCCCAAGGGCGGCTCCGAGCCCGAGCCCGACGCCGCCGACAAGTGCGCCTTCTCCGGCGGCAGCAAGGTCTACACCTGCACCCTCCGCGAGGGCCTGAAGTTCTCCAACGGCAACCCGCTCACGTCGGAGGACGTCAAGTTCTCCTTCGAGCGCGCCCTGAAGATCGCCGACCCCAACGGCCCGGCCCCGCTGCTCTCCTCGATCGACTCCATCGAGGCCCCCGACGCGAAGACCGTCGTCTTCCGCCTGAAGGTCGCCGACGCCACCTTCCCCAGCAAGATCGCCTCGGGCGCCGGCTCCATCGTCGACCACCGCGAGTACGCCGCCGACGCCCTGCGCACCGACGGCAAGGCGGCCGGCTCCGGCCCGTACAAGCTCGACTCCTTCAGCGACACCGAGGCCGTCTTCACCGCCAACAACAGCTACCAGGGCAACGCCAAGCGCAAGAACGGCGGCGTCACCCTGAAGCTCTACCGCGGCGACCGCGAGGCCCTCGGCAAGGCCCTCTCCGCCGGCGACATCGACGTCGCCTACCGAGGCCTCGCCGCCGACGACATCGCCGCCCTGGAGAACCGGACCGACGCCAAGGGCATCCAGGTCGTCCAGGGCTCCAGCGCCGAGGTCCAGCACCTGGTCTTCAACGTCAAGGACCCGGTCGCCGGCAAGCTCGGCGTCCGCAAGGCCATCGCCCACCTCGTCGACCGCGAGGCGCTCGTCGAGAACGTCTACAAGTCGACCGCGACGCCGCTGTACTCCATCGTCCCGGCCGGCATCGCCGGCCACGCCACCTCGTTCTTCGACACCTACGGCGACCCCGACACCGCCAAGGCGAAGGAGGCGCTGCGCAAGGACGGCGTCAGCGGCAAGGTCAAGCTCACCCTCTGGTCCACCCCGAACCGCTTCGGGCCCTCCACCGACCAGATGATGGAGGCCATAGCCGGCCAGCTCAACGCCAGCGGCCTGTTCGAGGCCAAGGTCCAGTCGGTGCCCTACGAGCAGTACGAGAAGGACATCGACGCCGGCAAGTACGGCGTGTACGTCCGCGGCTGGGTCCCCGACTACCCGGACGCCGACAACTTCACCTCGCCGTTCTTCGGCGACGACAACGTCCTCGGCAACCGCTACAAGAACGCCCTGATCACCGGCGAGCTGCTGCCGGCCGTCGCCGCCTCGCCCGACCGGTCCCAGACCGGCTCCACCTACAACAAGGTCCAGGACCTCGTCGCCGAGGAGCTCCCGCTCCTTCCGCTGTGGCAGGGCAAGCAGTACGCCGTCGCCCGCGAGGGCGTCACCGGCCTCGAATGGACCCTGGACGCCTCCACCGTCTTCCGCTTCTGGGAGATCAAGAAGGGCTGA
- a CDS encoding site-2 protease family protein, producing the protein MNQDESKPQRTEEPGGGILMGRPFGVPVYVAPSWFLVAALITWVFGDQIERVLPELGAARYLVSLFFAIAFYASVLVHELAHTLAALRFKLPVRRIQLQFFGGVSEIDKETETPGREFVLAFVGPLLSLVLAGVFYASLYAVEPGTVPAVLLGGLMISNLIVAIFNLLPGLPLDGGRMFRAVIWKLTGNPMTGTVAAAWVGRALAVTVLIGLPLLTRTGLLGNSTDDISGFTTVTDALLAAILAAIIWTGAGNSLRMARLREHLPELRARTLTRRAIPVETATPLSEALRRANEAGARALVVVDGQGAPTGIVRETAIASVPQHRRPWVAVSALAQDLADGMRVPADLAGQPLLDHLRASPATEYLVVEEGGEIYGVLSTADVERAFVKAMARPSS; encoded by the coding sequence GTGAACCAGGACGAGTCCAAGCCGCAGCGGACCGAGGAGCCGGGCGGCGGCATCCTGATGGGCCGCCCCTTCGGCGTGCCCGTCTACGTCGCACCCAGCTGGTTCCTGGTCGCCGCCCTCATCACCTGGGTCTTCGGCGACCAGATCGAACGCGTCCTGCCCGAACTCGGCGCCGCCCGCTATCTGGTCTCCCTGTTCTTCGCCATCGCCTTCTACGCCTCCGTGCTCGTCCACGAACTGGCGCACACCCTCGCCGCGCTCCGCTTCAAGCTCCCCGTGCGCCGCATCCAGCTCCAGTTCTTCGGCGGCGTCTCCGAGATCGACAAGGAGACCGAGACCCCCGGCCGCGAATTCGTCCTCGCCTTCGTCGGCCCGCTGCTCTCCCTCGTCCTCGCCGGCGTCTTCTACGCCAGCCTGTACGCCGTCGAGCCCGGCACCGTCCCCGCCGTCCTGCTCGGCGGCCTGATGATCTCCAACCTGATCGTCGCGATCTTCAACCTGCTGCCCGGCCTGCCCCTCGACGGCGGCCGGATGTTCCGCGCCGTCATCTGGAAGCTCACCGGCAACCCCATGACCGGCACCGTCGCCGCCGCCTGGGTCGGCCGCGCGCTCGCCGTCACCGTCCTCATCGGACTGCCCCTGCTCACCCGCACCGGCCTCCTCGGCAACTCCACCGACGACATCAGCGGCTTCACCACCGTCACCGACGCCCTGCTCGCCGCGATCCTCGCCGCCATCATCTGGACCGGCGCCGGCAACAGCCTGCGCATGGCCCGGCTCCGCGAACACCTCCCCGAGCTGCGCGCCCGCACCCTCACCCGCCGCGCCATCCCCGTCGAGACCGCCACCCCGCTCTCCGAGGCCCTGCGCCGCGCCAACGAGGCCGGCGCCCGCGCCCTCGTCGTCGTCGACGGCCAGGGCGCCCCCACCGGCATCGTCCGCGAGACCGCCATCGCCTCCGTCCCCCAGCACCGCCGCCCCTGGGTCGCCGTCAGCGCCCTCGCCCAGGACCTCGCCGACGGCATGCGGGTCCCCGCCGACCTCGCCGGCCAGCCCCTCCTCGACCACCTCCGCGCCAGCCCCGCCACCGAGTACCTGGTCGTCGAGGAAGGCGGCGAGATCTACGGCGTACTGTCCACCGCCGACGTGGAGCGGGCCTTCGTCAAGGCCATGGCACGACCCTCCTCGTAA
- a CDS encoding PD-(D/E)XK nuclease family protein, with the protein MSTSEQPPVAAVEARAPMSLSPSRASDFMQCPLLYRFRVIDRLPEKPSAAATRGTLVHAVLERLFDAPAVERTAPRAKALVPGQWDRLLASRPELGELFEGDAEGERLAQWLTEAESLVERWFTLEDPTRLEPAERELFVETELASGLRLRGVIDRVDVAPTGEVRIVDYKTGKAPRPEYSEGALFQMKFYALVVWRLKNVVPRRLQLVYLGSGDVLTYDPVEADLLRVERKLHALWEAIRLATESGDWRPRPTKLCGWCDHQAVCPEFGGTPPVYPLPLVPARPPESGA; encoded by the coding sequence ATGAGTACGAGCGAGCAGCCGCCCGTGGCGGCGGTGGAGGCCCGGGCCCCCATGTCGTTGTCGCCGTCGCGGGCGAGCGACTTCATGCAGTGCCCCCTGCTCTACCGGTTCCGGGTGATCGACCGGCTGCCGGAGAAGCCGAGTGCGGCGGCGACCCGGGGGACGCTGGTGCACGCGGTGCTTGAGCGGCTGTTCGACGCGCCGGCGGTGGAGCGGACGGCGCCGCGTGCGAAGGCGCTGGTGCCGGGGCAGTGGGACCGGCTGCTGGCCTCGCGCCCTGAGTTGGGCGAGCTGTTCGAGGGGGACGCCGAGGGCGAGCGGCTCGCGCAGTGGCTGACGGAGGCGGAGTCGCTGGTCGAGCGGTGGTTCACGCTTGAGGATCCGACGCGTCTGGAGCCGGCCGAGCGCGAGCTGTTCGTGGAGACGGAGCTGGCCTCGGGGCTGCGGCTGCGCGGGGTGATCGACCGGGTGGACGTGGCGCCGACGGGCGAGGTGCGGATCGTCGACTACAAGACGGGCAAGGCGCCCCGCCCCGAGTACAGCGAGGGCGCGCTGTTCCAGATGAAGTTCTACGCGCTGGTGGTCTGGCGGCTGAAGAACGTGGTGCCGCGCCGGCTGCAGCTGGTGTATCTGGGCAGCGGTGACGTGCTGACGTACGACCCGGTGGAGGCCGATCTGCTACGGGTGGAGCGCAAGCTGCACGCGCTGTGGGAGGCGATCCGGCTGGCGACGGAGTCGGGCGACTGGCGGCCCCGGCCGACGAAGCTGTGCGGCTGGTGCGATCACCAGGCGGTGTGCCCGGAGTTCGGCGGCACTCCCCCGGTGTATCCGCTGCCGCTGGTGCCCGCGCGCCCGCCGGAGTCCGGCGCGTAG
- the arc gene encoding proteasome ATPase — protein sequence MAAHDDDINRGIRPGRGSDDPAGQVAYLEQEIAVLRRKLADSPRHTRILEERIVELQTNLAGVSAQNERLANTLREARDQIVALKEEVDRLAQPPAGFGVFLQANEDDTCDIFTGGRKLRVNVSPGVELDELRRGQEVMLNEALNVVQAMEFERAGDIVTLKEILEDGERALVIGHTDEERVVRLAEPLLDITIRPGDALLLEPRSGYVYEVVPKSEVEELVLEEVPDVDYDKIGGLGNQIELIRDAVELPYLYPDLFKEHELRPPKGILLYGPPGCGKTLIAKAVANSLAKKVAEVTGQPAGKSYFLNIKGPELLNKYVGETERHIRLVFQRAREKASEGTPVIVFFDEMESLFRTRGSGVSSDVENTIVPQLLAEIDGVEGLENVIVIGASNREDMIDPAILRPGRLDVKIKIERPDAEAAKDIFAKYLTATLPLHSDDLAEHSGSKEAAAHAMIQSVVEQMYAESEENRFLEVTYANGDKEVLYFKDFNSGAMIQNIVDRAKKMAIKAFLDHDQKGIRVSHLLQACVDEFKENEDLPNTTNPDDWARISGKKGERIVFIRTLVTGKQGADTGRSIDTVANTGQYL from the coding sequence GTGGCAGCCCACGACGACGACATCAACCGCGGCATCCGGCCCGGGCGGGGGTCTGACGACCCCGCCGGTCAGGTTGCCTATCTCGAGCAGGAAATCGCCGTCCTGCGCCGCAAGCTCGCCGACTCTCCGCGTCACACGAGGATTCTCGAGGAGCGGATCGTCGAGCTGCAGACGAACCTGGCCGGCGTGTCCGCTCAGAACGAGCGGCTCGCCAACACCCTCCGTGAGGCCCGCGACCAGATCGTGGCCCTCAAGGAGGAGGTCGACCGGCTCGCCCAGCCGCCGGCCGGCTTCGGTGTCTTCCTGCAGGCCAACGAGGACGACACCTGCGACATCTTCACCGGGGGCCGCAAGCTCCGGGTGAACGTGAGCCCCGGAGTCGAGCTCGACGAGCTCAGGCGGGGCCAGGAAGTCATGCTCAACGAGGCGCTCAACGTGGTCCAGGCCATGGAATTCGAGCGCGCCGGGGACATCGTCACCCTCAAGGAGATCCTCGAGGACGGCGAGCGCGCCCTGGTCATCGGACACACCGACGAGGAACGGGTGGTGCGGCTCGCCGAGCCGCTGCTCGACATCACCATCCGCCCCGGCGACGCCCTGCTCCTGGAGCCCCGGTCGGGATACGTCTACGAGGTCGTCCCGAAGAGCGAGGTCGAGGAACTCGTCCTCGAAGAGGTCCCGGACGTCGACTACGACAAGATCGGCGGTCTGGGCAACCAGATCGAGCTGATCCGCGACGCCGTCGAGCTCCCCTACCTCTACCCGGACCTCTTCAAGGAGCACGAACTGCGGCCCCCGAAGGGCATCCTGCTCTACGGACCGCCCGGCTGCGGCAAGACGCTGATCGCGAAGGCCGTCGCCAACTCCCTTGCCAAGAAGGTCGCCGAGGTGACCGGACAGCCCGCCGGGAAGTCCTACTTCCTCAACATCAAGGGCCCCGAACTCCTCAACAAGTACGTCGGCGAGACCGAGCGGCACATCCGCCTCGTCTTCCAGCGTGCCCGCGAGAAGGCGAGCGAGGGCACCCCCGTCATCGTCTTCTTCGACGAGATGGAATCGCTCTTCCGCACCCGCGGATCCGGCGTCAGCTCGGACGTGGAGAACACCATCGTCCCGCAGCTGCTCGCCGAGATCGACGGCGTGGAAGGCCTGGAGAACGTCATCGTCATCGGCGCCTCCAACCGCGAGGACATGATCGACCCCGCGATCCTGCGGCCCGGCCGGCTCGACGTGAAGATCAAGATCGAGCGCCCCGACGCCGAGGCGGCCAAGGACATCTTCGCGAAGTACCTCACCGCCACCCTCCCGCTGCACTCCGACGACCTCGCCGAGCACAGCGGATCCAAGGAAGCCGCCGCCCACGCAATGATCCAGTCCGTGGTCGAGCAGATGTACGCCGAATCCGAGGAGAACCGCTTCCTCGAGGTCACCTACGCCAACGGCGACAAGGAAGTCCTCTACTTCAAGGACTTCAACTCCGGCGCGATGATCCAGAACATCGTCGACCGGGCCAAGAAGATGGCCATCAAGGCATTCCTCGACCACGACCAGAAGGGCATCCGCGTCTCCCACCTCCTCCAGGCCTGCGTGGACGAGTTCAAGGAGAACGAGGACCTGCCCAACACCACCAACCCGGACGACTGGGCCCGCATCTCCGGAAAGAAGGGCGAGCGGATCGTCTTCATCCGCACCCTCGTCACCGGAAAGCAGGGCGCGGACACCGGCCGCTCCATCGACACGGTGGCCAACACCGGTCAGTACCTGTAG
- the dop gene encoding depupylase/deamidase Dop produces the protein MTVRRVMGIETEYGISVPGHPNANAMLTSSQIVNAYAAAMHRARRARWDFEEENPLRDARGFDLAREAADSSQLTDEDIGLANVILTNGARLYVDHAHPEYSAPEVTNPRDAVLWDKAGERIMAEAAERAAQLPGAQPIHLYKNNTDNKGASYGTHENYLMKRETPFSDIVRHLTPFFVSRQVVTGAGRVGIGQDGRDDGFQISQRADYFEVEVGLETTLKRPIINTRDEPHADAEKYRRLHVIIGDANLSEISTYLKLGTTALVLSMIEDSFITVDLAVDQPVRTLHQVSHDPSLQFLVTLRSGRTLTAVQLQMEYFELARKYVDERYGSDADEQTKDVLTRWEDTLNRLENDPMSLAGELDWIAKRELMEGYRRRDGLDWDAARLHLVDLQYADVRPEKGLYNRLVARGRMKRLLDETEVVRAETSPPEDTRAYFRGRCLEQYADDVAAASWDSVIFDLPGRDSLQRVPTLEPLRGTRNHVKELLDRCRTAEELVRVLSGNQRG, from the coding sequence ATGACCGTACGGCGAGTAATGGGCATCGAGACGGAGTACGGGATCTCCGTCCCCGGGCACCCCAACGCCAATGCCATGCTCACCTCGTCCCAGATCGTCAACGCCTACGCGGCGGCGATGCACCGGGCGCGCCGCGCCCGCTGGGACTTCGAGGAAGAGAATCCGCTGCGGGACGCCCGCGGCTTCGACCTCGCCCGCGAGGCCGCCGACTCCAGCCAGCTCACCGACGAGGACATCGGCCTCGCCAACGTCATCCTCACCAACGGCGCCCGGCTCTACGTGGACCACGCCCACCCCGAGTACAGCGCCCCCGAGGTCACCAACCCCCGCGACGCCGTCCTCTGGGACAAGGCCGGCGAGCGGATCATGGCCGAGGCCGCCGAGCGCGCCGCCCAGCTCCCCGGCGCCCAGCCGATCCACCTCTACAAGAACAACACCGACAACAAGGGCGCGTCCTACGGCACGCACGAGAACTACCTGATGAAGCGGGAGACCCCCTTCTCGGACATCGTGCGCCACCTCACGCCGTTCTTCGTGTCCCGGCAGGTCGTCACCGGCGCCGGCCGGGTCGGCATCGGCCAGGACGGCCGCGACGACGGCTTCCAGATCAGCCAGCGTGCCGACTACTTCGAGGTCGAGGTCGGCCTGGAGACCACCCTCAAGCGCCCCATCATCAACACCCGGGACGAGCCCCACGCGGACGCCGAGAAGTACCGGCGGCTGCACGTGATCATCGGAGACGCCAACCTCTCCGAGATCTCCACCTACCTCAAGCTGGGCACCACCGCGCTGGTGCTCTCCATGATCGAGGACTCCTTCATCACCGTCGACCTCGCCGTCGACCAGCCCGTGCGCACCCTGCACCAGGTCTCCCACGACCCGTCCCTGCAGTTCCTGGTCACGCTGCGCAGCGGCCGGACACTCACCGCGGTCCAACTCCAGATGGAGTACTTCGAGCTGGCCAGGAAGTACGTGGACGAGCGCTACGGCTCCGACGCCGACGAGCAGACCAAGGACGTGCTCACGCGCTGGGAGGACACCCTCAACCGGCTCGAGAACGATCCGATGAGCCTGGCCGGCGAGCTGGACTGGATCGCCAAGCGGGAGCTCATGGAGGGCTACCGCCGGCGCGACGGCCTGGACTGGGACGCCGCCCGGCTGCACCTGGTGGACCTCCAGTACGCGGACGTACGCCCCGAGAAGGGCCTCTACAACCGCCTGGTGGCCCGGGGCCGCATGAAGCGTCTCTTGGACGAGACCGAGGTCGTACGGGCCGAGACGAGCCCTCCGGAGGACACCAGGGCCTACTTCCGCGGCCGCTGCCTGGAGCAGTACGCGGACGACGTGGCCGCGGCCTCCTGGGACTCGGTCATCTTCGATCTCCCCGGCCGCGACTCCCTCCAGCGAGTCCCCACCCTGGAACCCCTCCGGGGTACCCGTAACCACGTCAAGGAACTCCTGGACCGCTGCCGCACGGCCGAGGAACTGGTCCGCGTGCTTTCCGGCAACCAGCGCGGCTGA
- a CDS encoding ferredoxin has product MTVQQETPATGAREALEVWIDQDLCTGDGICAQYAPEVFELDIDGLAYVKSPDDELLQEPGATTPVPLPLLQDVVDSAKECPGDCIHVRRAADGVEVYGPDAE; this is encoded by the coding sequence ATGACCGTGCAGCAGGAGACCCCGGCGACGGGCGCCCGGGAGGCGCTGGAGGTCTGGATCGATCAGGACCTGTGCACCGGGGACGGGATCTGCGCGCAGTACGCCCCCGAGGTGTTCGAGCTCGACATCGACGGGCTCGCTTATGTGAAGAGCCCGGACGACGAGCTGCTCCAGGAGCCGGGTGCGACGACTCCGGTGCCGCTGCCGCTGCTGCAGGACGTGGTGGACTCGGCGAAGGAGTGTCCGGGCGACTGCATTCATGTGCGGCGGGCGGCGGACGGCGTCGAGGTGTACGGGCCCGACGCGGAGTGA
- a CDS encoding ubiquitin-like protein Pup, which produces MATKDTGGGQQKATRSTEEVEETTAEASSDLKERQEKLSDDVDSVLDEIDDVLEENAEDFVRSFVQKGGQ; this is translated from the coding sequence ATGGCGACCAAGGACACCGGCGGCGGACAGCAGAAGGCGACGCGTTCCACCGAGGAGGTCGAGGAGACCACGGCGGAGGCGAGCTCCGACCTCAAGGAACGCCAGGAGAAGCTTTCGGACGACGTGGATTCCGTTCTGGACGAAATCGACGACGTCTTGGAGGAGAACGCTGAGGATTTCGTCAGGTCGTTTGTGCAAAAGGGTGGTCAGTAA
- a CDS encoding response regulator transcription factor — protein MAIRVLLVDDQPLLRTGFRMILEAEQDIAVVGEAGDGLQALDQVRALQPDVVLMDIRMPRMDGVEATRQITGPGRDGPAKVLVLTTFDLDEYVVEALKAGASGFLLKDAPATELVQAIRVVAAGEAMLAPSITRRLLDKYSAHLPSGEEQVPDTLNTLTDREVEVLKLVARGLSNAEIAADLFVSETTVKTHVGHVLTKLGLRDRVQAAVYAYESGLVRPGAQ, from the coding sequence GTGGCTATCCGCGTCCTACTGGTCGACGACCAGCCGCTGCTGCGCACCGGTTTCCGGATGATCCTGGAGGCCGAGCAGGACATCGCGGTGGTGGGTGAGGCCGGGGACGGTCTCCAGGCTCTCGACCAGGTGCGGGCGTTGCAGCCCGATGTGGTGCTGATGGACATCCGGATGCCGCGGATGGACGGGGTGGAGGCGACCCGGCAGATCACCGGCCCGGGCCGGGACGGCCCGGCGAAGGTCCTTGTGCTGACCACCTTCGACCTCGACGAGTACGTGGTGGAGGCGCTGAAGGCGGGGGCGAGCGGCTTCCTCCTGAAGGACGCGCCGGCGACCGAGCTGGTGCAGGCGATCCGGGTGGTGGCGGCGGGCGAGGCGATGCTGGCGCCGTCGATCACCCGGCGGCTGCTCGACAAGTACTCGGCGCATCTGCCCTCGGGCGAGGAGCAGGTGCCGGACACGCTGAACACGCTGACCGACCGCGAGGTCGAGGTGCTGAAGCTGGTGGCGCGCGGGCTGTCGAACGCGGAGATCGCGGCGGATCTGTTCGTCAGCGAGACGACGGTGAAGACCCATGTCGGGCATGTGCTGACCAAGCTGGGCCTGCGCGACCGGGTGCAGGCCGCGGTGTACGCGTACGAGAGCGGTCTGGTGCGTCCCGGCGCGCAGTGA
- a CDS encoding tRNA (adenine-N1)-methyltransferase — translation MSEPTGAARRRGPFKVGDQVQLTDPKGRHYTFTLEAGKNFHTHKGSFPHDELIGAPEGSVVRTTGNVAYLALRPLLPDYVLSMPRGAAVVYPKDAGQILAFADIFPGARVVEAGVGSGSLSAFLLRAIGDSGMLHSYERREDFAEIAKGNVERYFGGPHPAWQLTVGDLQDNLSDTEVDRVILDMLAPWECLEAVSKALVPGGILCCYVATTTQLARTVESIREFGCYAEPQPWESMIRNWHVEGLAVRPDHRMIGHTGFLVTARRLADGVEPPMRRRRPAKGAYGEDYEGPNKG, via the coding sequence ATGTCCGAACCGACCGGTGCCGCCCGCCGTCGCGGGCCCTTCAAGGTCGGGGACCAGGTCCAGCTCACCGACCCCAAGGGACGCCACTACACGTTCACGCTCGAGGCCGGGAAGAACTTCCACACCCACAAGGGGTCCTTCCCGCACGACGAGCTGATCGGTGCTCCCGAGGGCAGTGTTGTCCGTACCACGGGAAACGTCGCCTACCTGGCGCTGCGCCCCCTGCTCCCCGACTACGTCCTGTCCATGCCCCGCGGCGCCGCCGTGGTCTACCCCAAGGACGCGGGGCAGATCCTGGCCTTCGCCGACATCTTCCCCGGCGCCCGCGTCGTCGAGGCGGGTGTGGGCTCCGGCTCGCTCAGCGCCTTCCTGCTGCGCGCCATCGGGGACAGCGGCATGCTGCACTCCTACGAGCGCCGCGAGGACTTCGCCGAGATCGCCAAGGGCAACGTCGAGCGCTACTTCGGCGGCCCGCACCCCGCGTGGCAGCTGACCGTCGGCGACCTCCAGGACAACCTGTCCGACACCGAGGTCGACCGCGTCATCCTCGACATGCTCGCCCCCTGGGAATGCCTGGAAGCCGTCTCCAAGGCCCTCGTCCCCGGCGGCATCCTGTGCTGCTACGTGGCCACCACCACACAGCTCGCCCGCACCGTGGAGTCCATCCGCGAGTTCGGCTGCTACGCCGAGCCGCAGCCCTGGGAGTCCATGATCCGCAACTGGCACGTCGAGGGTCTGGCCGTGCGCCCCGACCACCGCATGATCGGCCACACCGGATTCCTGGTCACCGCCCGCAGGCTCGCCGACGGCGTGGAGCCCCCGATGCGCCGCCGCCGCCCCGCCAAGGGCGCCTACGGCGAGGACTACGAGGGCCCCAACAAGGGCTGA
- a CDS encoding ABC transporter substrate-binding protein: protein MNRKTLVLPAVAALLTPLLAGCGGGDDSRAIVVGTTDRFEATEDAPAPLDPAFAYDTGAWNILRQTLQTLMHVPRGGGAPVPEAAQSCGFSDKESESYRCKLREGLTFADGTPVTAADVKFSVERVLAIKSDNGTAALLSNIDTVETRGELEVIFHLKTPDATFPYKLSTPVAGILSKAKYDGKALRAGFDVDGSGPYTLKTEVSGDAVTKFVFTKNPKYQGDITLRNDKVELRSFADAAAMDKALRADDIDMAARAMSQPQIKDLTEKPQEGINLTEVPGLEIRYLGFNTKAPAVKEKAVRQAMASVVDRGKLIEQVYGPTAQPLYSLIPSSVTGHATSFIDTYGEPDAAKAAKLLRDAGVKTPVPVTLNYTTDHYGSETAEEFEALGAQLNASKLFDAKIKGTEWSKFRPAQKRGDYAVYGLGWFPDYPDPDNYIAPFLDSDNFLNTPYVNQSVRDRLIPQSRRQADRTAATPVFEQIQKIVAKDVPVLPLWQGKQYVAARDDVTGVEWALNTSSDLLLWELGRGTA, encoded by the coding sequence ATGAACCGCAAGACCCTGGTGCTGCCCGCCGTGGCCGCCCTGCTCACCCCCCTGCTCGCCGGCTGCGGCGGAGGGGACGACAGCAGAGCCATCGTCGTCGGCACCACGGACCGGTTCGAAGCCACCGAGGACGCCCCCGCCCCGCTCGACCCGGCCTTCGCCTACGACACCGGCGCCTGGAACATCCTGCGGCAGACCCTTCAGACCCTGATGCACGTCCCGCGCGGCGGCGGTGCGCCGGTCCCCGAGGCCGCCCAGAGCTGCGGCTTCTCCGACAAGGAGAGCGAGAGCTACCGCTGCAAGCTGCGCGAGGGCCTCACCTTCGCCGACGGCACCCCGGTCACCGCCGCGGACGTCAAGTTCTCCGTCGAGCGCGTGCTCGCCATCAAGTCCGACAACGGCACGGCCGCCCTGCTCTCCAACATCGACACCGTGGAGACCCGGGGCGAGCTCGAGGTGATCTTCCACCTCAAGACGCCCGACGCCACCTTCCCGTACAAGCTCTCCACCCCCGTCGCCGGCATCCTCAGCAAGGCCAAGTACGACGGCAAGGCGCTGCGCGCCGGCTTCGACGTGGACGGCTCCGGCCCGTACACCCTGAAGACCGAGGTCTCCGGCGACGCGGTGACCAAATTCGTCTTCACCAAGAACCCGAAGTACCAGGGCGACATCACCCTGCGCAACGACAAGGTCGAACTGCGCTCCTTCGCCGACGCCGCCGCCATGGACAAGGCGCTGCGCGCCGACGACATCGACATGGCCGCCCGCGCCATGTCGCAGCCCCAGATCAAGGACCTCACCGAGAAGCCCCAGGAGGGCATCAACCTCACCGAGGTCCCCGGCCTGGAGATCCGCTACCTCGGCTTCAACACCAAGGCCCCGGCCGTCAAGGAGAAGGCCGTCCGGCAGGCCATGGCCTCCGTCGTCGACCGCGGCAAGCTGATCGAGCAGGTCTACGGCCCCACCGCCCAGCCGCTGTACTCGCTGATCCCCTCCAGCGTCACCGGCCACGCCACCTCGTTCATCGACACCTACGGCGAGCCCGACGCGGCCAAGGCGGCCAAGCTGCTGCGCGACGCCGGCGTGAAGACGCCCGTCCCGGTCACCCTCAACTACACCACCGACCACTACGGCAGCGAGACGGCCGAGGAGTTCGAGGCGCTCGGCGCCCAGCTCAACGCCTCCAAGCTGTTCGACGCCAAGATCAAGGGCACCGAGTGGTCCAAGTTCCGCCCGGCGCAGAAGCGCGGCGACTACGCCGTCTACGGCCTCGGCTGGTTCCCCGACTACCCGGACCCGGACAATTACATCGCGCCGTTCCTGGACAGCGACAACTTCCTCAACACCCCCTACGTCAACCAGTCCGTCCGTGACCGGCTGATCCCGCAGTCGCGCCGCCAGGCCGACCGCACCGCCGCGACCCCGGTCTTCGAGCAGATCCAGAAGATCGTCGCCAAGGACGTCCCGGTGCTGCCGCTGTGGCAGGGCAAGCAGTACGTCGCCGCCCGCGACGACGTCACCGGCGTCGAATGGGCGCTGAACACCTCCTCCGACCTGCTCCTGTGGGAGCTCGGCCGCGGCACCGCCTGA